A section of the Marinimicrobium koreense genome encodes:
- a CDS encoding GNAT family N-acetyltransferase: protein MTPEFIDRIDAVSPEDWDRLCPSDYPFTRHAFLASLEDSGSVGADTGWQPQHLLLRDDQGDLKAAMPVYRKDHSYGEYVFDWGWAQAYAEHGLDYYPKLISAIPFTPCTGPRLLAAGQEAQYWPAAIAALQQQTRTLGASGWHCLFPDETQAEALRPAGLAERTGCQFHWINRQYRDFEDFLGQLSSRKRKNLRKERRQVADQGFHFQWKVGADIQDEDWTLFYGLYQLTYLKRSGHGGYLTPAFFRQLGERMPEQTLMVQARLGEETIAAALFLFDRNTLYGRYWGCRAEFEFLHFETCYYQGLDFVLARGLARFDGGAQGEHKLARGFEPRLTTSFHQLMEPAFQEAVQHFVAREREEVLGYRDEARAHLPYRQTDRQ from the coding sequence TTACCCGGCATGCCTTTCTGGCGTCGTTGGAAGACAGCGGCAGCGTCGGAGCGGACACCGGATGGCAACCTCAGCACCTGCTGTTACGCGACGACCAGGGCGACCTCAAGGCGGCGATGCCGGTGTACCGCAAGGATCACTCCTACGGCGAATACGTGTTCGACTGGGGTTGGGCCCAGGCCTACGCCGAGCACGGGCTGGACTATTACCCGAAACTGATCAGCGCCATTCCATTTACCCCCTGCACGGGCCCGCGGTTGCTGGCGGCGGGGCAGGAGGCCCAGTATTGGCCCGCGGCCATCGCCGCCCTGCAGCAGCAGACCCGGACCCTGGGCGCCTCGGGTTGGCACTGCCTGTTTCCCGACGAGACGCAGGCCGAGGCGCTGCGGCCAGCCGGGTTGGCGGAGCGCACCGGCTGCCAGTTCCACTGGATAAACCGCCAGTATCGGGATTTTGAAGATTTTCTCGGCCAGCTCAGCTCCCGCAAACGCAAGAACCTGCGCAAGGAACGTCGCCAGGTCGCCGACCAGGGCTTTCACTTTCAGTGGAAAGTCGGAGCGGACATTCAGGACGAAGACTGGACGCTGTTTTATGGCTTGTACCAACTGACTTACCTCAAGCGCAGTGGCCACGGTGGCTATCTGACCCCGGCGTTTTTCCGCCAACTGGGTGAGCGGATGCCCGAGCAGACCCTGATGGTACAGGCTCGGCTGGGGGAGGAAACAATTGCCGCCGCCCTGTTCCTGTTCGACCGCAACACCCTGTATGGCCGCTACTGGGGCTGTCGGGCGGAATTTGAATTTCTGCACTTTGAAACCTGCTACTACCAGGGGCTGGATTTTGTCCTGGCGCGAGGGCTGGCGCGCTTTGATGGTGGTGCCCAGGGCGAACACAAGCTGGCCCGGGGCTTCGAACCCCGGCTGACCACCTCGTTTCACCAGTTGATGGAGCCGGCCTTTCAGGAGGCGGTGCAACACTTTGTGGCGCGCGAGCGTGAGGAGGTATTGGGCTATCGCGACGAGGCACGAGCGCACCTCCCGTACCGGCAGACCGACCGGCAATGA